The DNA sequence AAAATTAACTTCAGTAAGTCACTCACAGGAACACATCAAAGCTTGGGGGATTGATAACAAAAACTCATCAACAGAAAAAAGACCAATCGACAAAATAGAAAACCCAATTCATGAAAATCATGCATAAACCGGCCCAAAGaacaaataaaacacagaaaccTTTCAACTTCTTAAAAAATTCAAACCCAATTCTTCCAAAAGATCAGAACTTTACCTATAGGATGCTGGGTTTGAGCCAGATGCTCTTCCCACCCAGCATCCATTTCTTAAGAGGCAGAGGTCCCTCACCAAGGACACCTTTTACAACTTCTGGACTGTGAAATGTGATCCAAGCATGGAGAGGGGGATTTTGCTCATCCATTCTAATCGAATGGATCACATCCCCGTAGTTGCTGcaaagaaacgaaagcacacaATTAAGTTTTGTTGAATCAAAACCTACTAAACACCTCAAGAAGATTACATGGACAATTAATGGTATACCTCAAGAAGAACTGGTACACGTCGTTGCGTGAAGCCGCTGGCTTCTGGGAGCAGAAAGTCGCATACACAGTGCGTTCATCTAATAAAAATATGAGAAAAGGTCAGAACTTTTTTACTTTCATCTTTTTAACTTTTAACTTTTAACATTTACCATGAAAGGTTGCGTGACATCGGGTATCCATTCGTCGGTAGTGAAAGTTGTTCGTTCTTAGTCCTATATAAACAGAGTACTGAAACCATTAAACCCAGAAAATGTTGTAAATTCTGAAAAAGCAGTTAAATTTTACAAGAAAACCCATCATAGAATGAGAGTTTATAGAGATTCAATGGCCTAGGAACTGTTATTTTCAAGAAATGCTCATGATTCCAAGAAATGCAAAAGGTATCCTCAAACAAATTCTTGAACAATCTATCAAAAATCAGTAACCAAGTAATAGAAGCTAGTAAAATCGAACAGAAAACTCACCAGAATAGAAGTTGTGATTCCTCCAGGATCTCATTGCGGGTTTTCTTTCGAAATTTCGGTACCCACCTCCTGGAATCGGGTTGAAGATGAGAACAGAgatgaataagaagaagaaaaagaagaagaagaagaagaagaaatagaagaagaaatagaagtGGAAATGAAATATAGAACAGTGTAATACTCATTTTGACTTGAAGACAGTTCTGAATGTCTGGTTTTTCTGGTTTTCTTGGACTGCTTTCTTGCTTGGGGAAGAAGATGATCAAAGAGACGAGAGGGAAAACAGAGTTCTGTTACTCTGTTTGACTCTTTTAAGTAGTCAACGGAAAGTCCCACTCTGAGGCTCCCACCCTTCCTTACTCTGTTTAAGTAGTCAATGGCCCACTCTGAGGGTCCCACCCTTCCTTACTCGTCTCCCACTCTGACCAGCAAATTCAGGCTAAAAAAACAATAAGCAAATCCTTACTCTGTTTTGTGATTTTAGTTCTTACATTCTGTACCCTTAAACCTTTGTTCTGCCAATGTCTATCCTTTAGCTAACTCAAACTTGTGCTCTGAGATTCAGTTGTGGTGATGTTGATCAGACTTGTCTAGATTCAGTTGCCAAAATACACATATGGATAAATAAACTTGTATTCTGAAATTCGTTCGAACTTTAAACTTGTAACTGAGAGTGACATTTACACCGTGGCTTTTTATTCGTGTCACTATTTTCATCTCTCCCACTCTCCCAGCATCATATATTTCACCCTAGTTATGTTACTATCTCTGCAGGTGGATATTTATAATTCTGGAAATGTACTTTCATGTTTTGATGACTCCGAATGGTGCTTCTAGAGGACACATCCTGCATCATCTCTTTTCCCATCACCTTTCATATTGTGGCACGAAAAGTAAAAATTAATGTCAACAGAAGTTAGGATGTTAATTTAGTTGATAacctcttatatatatatatatatatatatatatagaaaccaAGTGCAGAGGAATCTGTTTAGAACTCGACTATGGTAGAGGAAGGCTAGGGGATGGGAGGAGATTGTCACACTTGCATGTTCCTGCCTGCCAATGATTTCAGAACTTCTGATATGCAGAAAAGAGGCAAGCTAATTAGTCTAGAGGACTAGAGGAGCTTTAATTTTTGTCATCCTGTTAAAAATTAACCATacatttttgttgttgtgtgAACTGTTTTTATGGTTTACACTATACCAATAAAGTCATTTTTAGGCTTTTAAAAACCTGTGCAGGTTTCTTGCACTCTCTAAATGTGCATCATCCACCTAATGTCTTGGAGTCTGCCTGCTTCCAAATTCTCCCGCGCAGGTCTCCCTTTAACTTGTTGGCTAAGTTTCCTATTGTCTCTGTAGTGTGAGATGAATCGATGTCCTCAAAGATGGTCTCGATCAATTCTCGTATATTTCCACTTCTAAGCAATTTGTCTTGCCATCTCTATCGATTTCGTCTAGAGAGAAAACAAGTGCAGAGTTCTAAGAGTCGTACTTGCCCTCTGAATGTCACTGTAAAGATCTTTAATATTGTTCGGAGCGAGCTCTGTTGTTTTGGGTTGAAGATCTCGGCTTTTAATACCAAGTAAGCCGGATATCTTTTTGTGATGAGCTCTTGTTCCTAGCTTTAATTCTCTTCAGAGTaaatttcttctttcttgtaTTGGGTAGTGCCTGGCTCTTGTTTTGTTGTATTCCGTTCTTTGGGATTTTCCCTCCTTTTGGTTATTCAATTCATTTaccacaaacaaacaaacaaaaagttaAGAAAACAATTATGTGCAAGAACACGCCGCTGATCATAATCTAGGCCTCTCCAGTTGTCCTGATTGATCTAGTAGACTCCCTAACGTGGAATCAATTATCTTCACTCTAGTTTCAAGATTTCCAATTCGTGAAGGATTCGACCTAAGCTATTTATTGTCTCAATTtcaaggtttccaaatccgTGAAGGATTGGACCCAAGCCCATGCTTATATATAGATCGATCCATAGATCAAAGCTCATTGATGAAAACAAAGCACGCAGGAACCCTAGACAAAAGGAAATATCGATCATGGCTTTAGAGTTGCCCGATCTTGTCATCCACCAAATCCTCCAATTCCTTCCCACTAAATCTGCTGTGCGCTTGAGCTTTCTTTCCAAGCAATGGGAAGGTGTATGGTCTTCGGCCCCAATAATAGATTTCGATGAGGGAGGTGAGGATGGAAACAACAACCTCAGCCAACATAAAAGGTTCGTCAAAAATATTCTGAGCAGGTATTTGGAATTCCTtgttgagaaagagaaagaaaaacaaggTTTAGAAAAATTCAAGCTTCACATGACAAGGTACTTATCTGGAGATGCTAGTATCGTAACCAAATTGTTGAGTTCTTCATTTGAGAGAGGCGTGAAAGAGTTAGATATCAGCCTTAGAGTAAGTAAATCACAGTGGGATCATTGGAGTGGCATGAAAAACTACAACAACTTGTCCCCGATGGAGCTTATCAATGCAAAATCTGCGGCCCGTATAAAAAACTACTACTACTTTTCTCGGACGGCTCTTGCCAATGCAAAATCCTTGACTACTCTAAATCTAGGGTCTGTTAGAATAAAGAACATTAGCTTTAAGGAATGCTCTACATCCACATGTCTTCTTCCCTCTTTGAAATCTATGTCTCTCAAGAAGgtccactttgacaaggaagCTCTCTTCTACTTGATCCGTGAGTGCTCTTGCATCGAATATTTGTCAATAATTTCATGTTCTTTCAAAGACGGTGAATTTCGGGTCTCGAGTTCTAGTCTCAAGTCTTTGCAAGTTGAGCATTGCGACTCTTTTGCAATTCAAGTTGATGACGCTGTGAATCTTGAATCTCTCACAATTGTTTCAGATATCGGTCCACCTCAACTTCCCAACTTCCATAGTATAATCTTGAAAGACTGCTTCAACTTGAAATGTTTGCACATATGTGCTCCGCAGGTGAAAGTATTCGATTTAGATGGATGCCATGATGTGAAAGGCACGATCGACGCTCCACTTCTAGATTCTATTACTTTCAAGGGTTACTTGAGTTCCAAACTTTCTCTCAAAGCTCCAAACTTGAGTATGACCCGCATCGTACTATTTGACAAATGGGACAGCGAAGCGGCCACTTTCAACAGCAGGCCATGGAACCATTTTACAACATTGAGcaattttcttgaagaatttggtAGCTCTAAAACTTTGGATCTTTATGTGAGTGATTTTAAGGCCCTTATGTTtccaaaaaatttcagaaagaccttgtcttctccaatattCCCAAGTCTCAAAAAGCTTTATTTCTCGGTGAAGAATCCTCCAAGAAAGATGAACAAAGAGTTGAGCGATTCGTTGTATTGGATGGCACCTGATGTGCTGTTCATTAAAAATCTACCCTGGAGAATCAGGCACAGACCTCTTTGAGTGCAAGCTGAGGGGTGGCTTGTAGCAAGAAATCCAGTACTCAGTCATCACAAACGTGCCAAACTATTATCAAATATGATTAACGGCAAATAAATAGTTCCCTTTTGTATCTAACTTTTCCTTTGTGGCAGGCTTTTGTATGGTTTGATGGCTATCTATAAATTAAGTTTGGTAGTTGTTTGAGTGTACGTACAGAAATGATTTTCGATTAATCTATCACATGCATGCACCAAGATAAAAAGTTTGGGGTATTCTCGCTTCAAGCCTAAAGATGAATCTTTATAGGTGGCCGTGGCGGTGGCTGCTTAAAGCGAGAACAACCTAATTAAGCCTATTTCAACTGGATCACTGGATCAGGGAGGTATTCGATCGATCAAAATCTTTCCTGATACAGATCATGGTCAGGAGGAGCTAGGTTCAAGCCAATCAGAATCTCACCTTCGTCAATTTAAGTTATGAGCATATTGTGCAATTGTTGCGAGTCTTACAGGTACATATCCCGCGAAGCTAACAGAGCTGCTCAGCTAGCCGAACGGAGATTGGTGAAGAGACCTCCAATCTCCTTGTATCTGTTTAATTTGTCAAGATATGGGCTCGACTTCCCTCAAGATATTtcccttctttttgttttcctttattCAATATTCGATCTGTACTTGCATTTCCTCTTGTATTTTCTTTCATGAAGCCAACTCTCTCTCGTGGCTTTTGTGAAGTTTTCCctctgacccaaaaaaaaaaaaaaaaacaaaaaacaaagtttGAAACCAATAACAATTAAGACAAGAGACTTTAATTAATTTGATCAAGAAAATGCtgtagaagatgaagaaaaaaggcaattggttttaaattcaattttattTCCTCATTTGTAGGATGGGTATTACACACCAGATGTTATCCCACATTAAAGGGTTTAGATCGATGAGTTTTAGATTTTTAATTAATGCTCCACAAAGGCTGATTACTCTCAACGAGTAACATTAATACCATTCTATATTTTATCTTGGATTAATtcccccctgaggtttgagggtggcatcatttcaccccctgtactttcaattttaaatttttaccccccaaactttccaatttcaatcaactgtgtccaatttctactattccgtccaaattgaacgttaagtttgacttttgagggctaaaatggtcatttcaacataaatttttttttataaataaaaaataaaaaaataatttatttatttattattttttttttttctgtttcttcattttttttttaatttttaatttttttgtttattttgtcttcaacctatacaccacaagttataaattataataggtttataaaaacaaaaaagtactctagtggttgaaagccgctcgctggtctatgatatttgtgatatat is a window from the Rosa chinensis cultivar Old Blush chromosome 2, RchiOBHm-V2, whole genome shotgun sequence genome containing:
- the LOC112183982 gene encoding F-box/FBD/LRR-repeat protein At1g13780 yields the protein MALELPDLVIHQILQFLPTKSAVRLSFLSKQWEGVWSSAPIIDFDEGGEDGNNNLSQHKRFVKNILSRYLEFLVEKEKEKQGLEKFKLHMTRYLSGDASIVTKLLSSSFERGVKELDISLRVSKSQWDHWSGMKNYNNLSPMELINAKSAARIKNYYYFSRTALANAKSLTTLNLGSVRIKNISFKECSTSTCLLPSLKSMSLKKVHFDKEALFYLIRECSCIEYLSIISCSFKDGEFRVSSSSLKSLQVEHCDSFAIQVDDAVNLESLTIVSDIGPPQLPNFHSIILKDCFNLKCLHICAPQVKVFDLDGCHDVKGTIDAPLLDSITFKGYLSSKLSLKAPNLSMTRIVLFDKWDSEAATFNSRPWNHFTTLSNFLEEFGSSKTLDLYVSDFKALMFPKNFRKTLSSPIFPSLKKLYFSVKNPPRKMNKELSDSLYWMAPDVLFIKNLPWRIRHRPL